One Ostrinia nubilalis chromosome 4, ilOstNubi1.1, whole genome shotgun sequence DNA window includes the following coding sequences:
- the LOC135088606 gene encoding uncharacterized protein LOC135088606 → MSEQTTLAAGQQLVKKTMDEMIQQKQTTEKVTIQARQEFRESYQESYEEEFEEHTFIDEHGNETTKRMESSSESSEHQKSADVRVKATGLNASQMQALTDCANQAGQLALDSKAAN, encoded by the coding sequence ATGTCTGAGCAAACGACACTCGCTGCTGGCCAACAGCTGGTCAAGAAGACAATGGATGAGATGATCCAGCAAAAGCAGACCACAGAGAAGGTTACCATTCAAGCGAGACAGGAGTTCCGTGAAAGCTACCAGGAAAGCTATGAGGAGGAGTTTGAGGAGCACACATTTATTGATGAGCATGGTAATGAGACAACGAAGAGGATGGAGTCCAGCAGTGAGAGCTCGGAACACCAGAAGAGCGCTGACGTCCGGGTGAAAGCGACCGGACTCAACGCCTCTCAGATGCAAGCCCTCACAGACTGCGCAAACCAAGCAGGACAGCTAGCTCTGGATTCCAAGGCAGCAAACTGA